A DNA window from Pyrus communis chromosome 3, drPyrComm1.1, whole genome shotgun sequence contains the following coding sequences:
- the LOC137728760 gene encoding transcription termination factor MTERF6, chloroplastic/mitochondrial, translating into METSTTQNGGSSIMWFFRDKGFDDKSIQDMLKKCKRLENAQAERASENWAYLKSIGIQERKLPFVVSKCPKILTLALHEKLIPTVECLTTLGTKPREVASAIAKFPHILSHSVEEKLCPLLGFFEALGIPQKQLGKMILLNPRLISYSIEAKLSEIVNFLANLGLSREGMIGKVLVKNPFIMGYSVDKRLRPTAEFLKSVGLTEQGLQTVVMNFPEVLCRDVDKILRPNFEFLKRSGFEDGQIAALVSGYPPILIKSIHNSLEPRIRYLVEVMGRRIDEVADYPDFFRHGLKKRVERRHKLLKQTTTDCSLSEMLDCNQKKFVTKFGLV; encoded by the coding sequence ATGGAAACCAGCACCACCCAAAATGGTGGTTCTAGTATCATGTGGTTCTTCAGGGATAAAGGTTTTGATGATAAGAGCATTCAAGATATGCTCAAAAAGTGCAAGCGCCTTGAGAACGCGCAAGCAGAAAGAGCCTCCGAGAATTGGGCTTATTTGAAGAGTATTGGCATTCAGGAGAGGAAGCTACCTTTTGTTGTCTCAAAGTGCCCCAAGATACTTACTTTGGCTCTCCACGAGAAGCTCATCCCTACAGTTGAGTGCCTCACCACGCTTGGTACCAAGCCCCGTGAAGTTGCGTCTGCCATTGCcaaattccctcacattctGTCCCATAGCGTGGAAGAGAAGCTCTGTCCCCTTTTGGGATTCTTTGAGGCTCTGGGAATTCCTCAAAAGCAACTTGGCAAAATGATTTTGCTCAATCCAAGGCTCATCAGCTACAGTATTGAAGCAAAGCTTTCTGAAATCGTGAACTTTCTTGCTAATCTTGGCCTATCCAGAGAAGGAATGATTGGAAAAGTACTGGTAAAGAACCCATTTATCATGGGTTATAGCGTTGACAAAAGACTGCGCCCTACGGCAGAGTTTTTGAAATCAGTAGGTCTCACAGAGCAGGGTCTTCAGACAGTGGTAATGAACTTTCCGGAAGTGTTGTGTAGAGATGTGGACAAGATTCTGAGACCCAATTTCGAATTTCTAAAGAGAAGTGGATTTGAAGATGGACAGATAGCGGCTTTGGTGTCTGGTTATCCACCCATTTTGATCAAGAGCATCCACAACTCTTTAGAACCGAGAATCAGGTACTTGGTAGAGGTTATGGGGAGACGAATTGATGAAGTCGCTGATTATCCTGACTTCTTCCGCCATGGTCTGAAGAAAAGAGTGGAGCGGCGACACAAACTTTTGAAACAGACGACAACTGATTGTAGCTTGAGTGAAATGCTGGACTGTAATCAAAAGAAGTTCGTAACgaagtttggtttggtttga
- the LOC137728761 gene encoding pentatricopeptide repeat-containing protein At4g38150 gives MPSFQGQVSKHILSTISNPFRQSTSLSMKLRRFSTTADRGGEMEAPLEQQPPEPIPNRPLRGQRPSNPQTSNLQFLNKNSPISEKRRERPSSPPLQDSSFLEKLKMGLDKSKREEPQEVPEPPQPPEEADQIFKKMKETGLIPNAVAMLDGLCKDGLVQEAMKLFGSMREKGTIPEVVIYTAVVDGFCKAQKLEDAKRIFRKMQSNGIVPNAFSYTVLIQGLYRANMLEDAVEFCSEMLEAGHSPNVTTFVGLIDMVCKEKDMEEAESVIGKLKQKGYLVNEKAVKEFLDKKAPFSPRIWEAIFGKNKSQRAF, from the coding sequence ATGCCATCGTTTCAGGGTCAGGTTTCCAAGCACATATTGTCCACCATTTCTAACCCTTTTCGCCAATCAACGAGCTTGTCGATGAAGCTACGTCGTTTTAGCACCACCGCCGATCGTGGCGGTGAAATGGAAGCACCACTGGAGCAACAGCCGCCGGAGCCCATACCCAATAGGCCCTTGAGAGGCCAAAGACCATCAAATCCTCAAACTTCCAATCTTCAGTTTCTCAACAAAAACTCGCCCATTTCagagaaaaggagagagaggcCTTCTTCTCCGCCATTGCAGGACAGCAGCTTTCTCGAAAAGCTGAAGATGGGTCTCGACAAGTCGAAGAGGGAGGAGCCTCAGGAAGTTCCCGAGCCGCCACAGCCGCCCGAAGAAGCGGACCAGATATTCAAGAAGATGAAGGAGACTGGTCTCATTCCCAATGCCGTGGCAATGCTTGACGGGCTCTGCAAAGATGGTCTGGTCCAGGAGGCTATGAAGCTTTTCGGGTCGATGCGTGAAAAGGGCACGATTCCTGAGGTTGTTATATACACTGCGGTGGTTGATGGGTTTTGCAAAGCACAGAAACTTGAAGATGCTAAGAGAATTTTCAGGAAGATGCAGAGCAATGGGATTGTTCCCAATGCTTTTAGTTACACTGTGTTGATACAGGGGTTGTATCGGGCTAATATGTTGGAGGATGCTGTTGAATTTTGTAGCGAAATGTTGGAAGCCGGTCACTCGCCCAATGTAACTACTTTTGTGGGGCTGATTGATATGGTTTGTAAGGAGAAGGATATGGAAGAAGCTGAGAGTGTTATTGGGAAGTTGAAGCAGAAGGGGTATTTGGTTAATGAGAAGGCTGTTAAAGAGTTTTTGGACAAAAAGGCACCATTTTCGCCGAGGATTTGGGAAGCTATCTTTGGGAAGAATAAATCGCAGAGAGCGTTTTGA
- the LOC137729630 gene encoding phototropin-2-like isoform X1, translated as MLSENFLSRISNSNFQQVVDFLFSMEVFNLKDVGANPSNKQAADTVEIGPGSSSSTKTSAPAAKRNSITKWMAFETAQASADLKSTSATDLNGGHASNSGNNQIITEKATVAARTAEWGIVVKSSDIGERSFKGISGRKNSSERFESSARNSEDSNYGGEMGNIPRVSNELMAALSTLQQTFVVSDATKPDCPIVYASSGFFGMTGYSSKEVIGRNCRFLQGPETDRDEVSKIRDAVKTGKSYCGRLFNYKKDGTPFWNLLTIAPIKDEQGNTIKFIGMQVEVNKYTEGVNDKALRANGLPKSLIHSDARQKESALGSIIEVVQTVKHPRSHIRVASHDTVSIHEEQDSLNLDYVLPKSAATANVIMPGTQPPQSDVKGDKFHSVSSPIDAGKIFRKSGCASSMGFITRSLSSASRHEKEPILEPEVLMTIDIEPSDNWDRAERERDICQGFDLATTLERIEKNFVISDPRIPDCPIIFASDSFLELTEYTREEILGRTCCFLQRPETEQATISKIRGATREQREVTVQLINYTKSGKKFLNLFHLQPMHDQKGELQYFIGVQLDESGHVEPLGNRLSESTEIESAKLVKATAHNVDEVVRELPDANLRPEDLWAIHSQPVWPRPHKRESPSWTAIREITARGEKIGLRHFKPVKPLGCGNTGSVHLVELKGTGELYAMKAMEKSRMLNRNKVHRACIEREIISLLDHPFLPTLYTSFETSTHVCLISDFFSGGELFALLDQQPMKLFKEESARFYAAEVVIALEYLHCLGIVYRDLKPENILLQKDGHIVLTDFDLSFMTSCKPLIIRHQSLNNRRRSSSQPPPTFIAEPVSQSNSFVGTEEYIAPEIVTGAGHSSAIDWWALGILLYEMLYGRTPFRGKNRQRTFTNILHKDLTFPGSVPVSLAARQLINALLQRDPDARLGSNTGANEIKQHPFFRGFNWPLIRCMSPPTFSSTH; from the exons ATGCTCAGTGAAAACTTTCTATCTAGGATATCAAACTCGAATTTTCAGCAG GTGGTGGATTTTCTGTTTTCAATGGAGGTCTTCAACCTGAAAGATGTTGGAGCAAACCCTAGCAACAAGCAAGCTGCTGATACTGTGGAAATTGGACCAGGAAGCAGTTCTTCAACAAAAACTTCCGCTCCTGCTGCTAAAAGGAATTCCATCACCAAGTGGATGGCATTCGAAACTGCTCAAGCTTCAGCCGATCTGAAAAGCACTTCTGCCACTGATTTAAATGGAGGGCATGCTTCCAATTCTGGCAACAACCAGATTATCACAGAGAAGGCAACCGTAGCAGCAAGAACAGCTGAGTGGGGGATTGTGGTGAAGTCATCAGATATTGGGGAACGAAGCTTTAAGGGCATATCTGGAAGAAAAAACTCATCAGAGAGATTTGAGTCATCTGCAAGGAATTCTGAGGACTCAAATTATGGGGGTGAGATGGGAAATATTCCAAGGGTTTCTAATGAGTTGATGGCAGCTCTGTCTACACTTCAGCAGACTTTTGTTGTTTCTGATGCCACTAAGCCTGATTGCCCAATTGTGTATGCTAGTAGTGGCTTCTTTGGGATGACTGGGTATTCTTCAAAGGAGGTCATTGGCAGGAACTG CCGATTTCTTCAGGGACCGGAAACGGATCGGGATGAAGTGTCGAAAATCCGAGACGCAGTGAAGACCGGGAAAAGTTACTGCGGTAGGCTCTTCAACTACAAGAAAGATGGAACTCCCTTCTGGAATCTTCTCACCATTGCCCCAATCAAAGATGAGCAAGGAAACACCATCAAATTTATTGG AATGCAGGTTGAGGTCAACAAGTACACAGAAGGGGTGAATGACAAGGCACTGAGGGCGAATGGATTGCCCAAGTCACTAATCCACTCTGATG CTCGTCAGAAGGAAAGCGCATTAGGCTCCATCATTGAAGTTGTCCAAACAGTTAAACATCCACGTTCTCACATCCGGGTTGCGAGTCATGACACTGTCAGCATTCATGAGGAGCAGGACAGCCTCAACCTTGATTATGTTCTGCCTAAATCCGCTGCAACTGCAAATGTGATTATGCCTGGTACACAACCTCCTCAATCGGATGTGAAAGGCGATAAGTTTCACAGCGTGAGCTCTCCTATTGATGCGGGCAAAATTTTTCGAAAGTCAGGATGTGCTTCCTCCATGGG CTTTATAACAAGGTCTCTAAGCTCTGCAAGCAGGCATGAAAAAGAACCTATTCTTGAACCGGAGGTTTTGATGACCATAGATATAGAGCCCTCTGACAATTGGGACCGTGCGGAAAGAGAAAGGGATATATGCCAAGGATTTGACTTGGCAACCACATTGGAACGCATTGAAAAGAACTTTGTGATTAGTGATCCTAGAATTCCTGATTGCCCCATA ATATTTGCATCTGATAGTTTCTTAGAACTGACAGAATATACCCGTGAAGAAATTTTGGGAAGAACATGTTG TTTTCTCCAGAGACCTGAAACAGAGCAAGCAACTATCTCAAAGATAAGAGGTGCCACAAGAGAACAAAGAGAAGTTACTGTCCAGTTGATCAACTATACCAAGAGTG GAAAaaagtttttgaatttatttcatttgcaGCCCATGCATGACCAGAAG ggTGAACTTCAATATTTCATTGGTGTCCAACTGGATGAGAGTGGTCATGTGGAACCTCTGGGAAATCGCCTATCAGAGAGCACAGAGATAGAAAGTGCTAAATTG GTCAAAGCTACTGCACACAATGTTGATGAGGTTGTCCGAGAACTTCCTGATGCCAACTTG AGACCAGAAGATTTATGGGCAATTCATTCTCAACCTGTCTGGCCAAGGCCTCACAAAAGGGAGAGTCCTTCTTGGACAGCAATACGGGAG ATCACTGCTCGTGGTGAAAAAATTGGTCTACGTCATTTTAAGCCTGTAAAACCATTGGGATGTGGTAATACTGGAAG TGTACATTTGGTGGAACTAAAAGGTACAGGTGAACTGTATGCTATGAAGGCAATGGAGAAGTCAAGAATGTTGAACCGCAACAAG GTTCACCGAGCATGCATTGAGAGGGAGATAATTTCACTACTCGACCATCCTTTTCTCCCCACACTATACACTTCATTTGAG ACCTCCACACACGTTTGTTTGATATCAGACTTTTTCAGTGGTGGAGAGTTATTTGCTTTGCTTGACCAGCAGCCAATGAAATTATTTAAGGAGGAATCTGCGAG GTTTTATGCGGCAGAGGTGGTTATTGCCTTGGAATACCTTCATTGTCTAG GAATAGTATATCGCGACCTTAAGCCTGAAAATATTTTACTCCAGAAGGATGGGCATATTGTTTTAACAGATTTTGATTTATCATTTATGACATCGTGTAAACCCCTG ATTATAAGGCATCAATCGCTTAACAATAGAAGACGGTCGAGCAGTCAACCACCACCAACATTTATTGCAGAACCAGTCTCACAATCAAATTCATTTGTCGGAACTGAAGAGTACATTGCTCCT GAAATTGTTACTGGTGCAGGCCACAGCAGTGCTATTGATTGGTGGGCTCTTG GTATTTTGTTGTATGAGATGCTGTATGGCCGTACACCTTTCAGGGGTAAAAATAGGCAGAGGACATTCACCAACATCCTGCACAAAGATCTCACGTTTCCAGGCAGTGTTCCG GTAAGCCTTGCAGCACGGCAGTTGATCAATGCATTGTTGCAAAGAGATCCGGACGCACGTTTAGGATCCAATACTGGTGCAAATGAAATCAAGCAACATCCTTTCTTCCGTGGATTTAATTGGCCCTTGATTCGTTGCATG AGCCCTCCGACATTCTCTTCAACCCATTGA
- the LOC137729997 gene encoding protein VACUOLELESS GAMETOPHYTES-like, producing the protein MKIDKEISHPIHLKHKLKIENTEVPFYCDGCKEAGIGLKYNCQQCEFDLHKACAVAPPTITHPFYDKCEFQFLYRPPGAVRRVCDACRKYVVGFVYHCRKCGFDLHPCCANLPQVLDDGERNFYLYLKLSSACHRCGGKGRGWCYRSKCKTYNLHVSCVKELLVESWQAMYLNVDKNKVREMQTRIPSLKGTLKNHHGGGRGEKVRKCCEIAGGAVRIIVSAILGDPSALIGAAIGGFISK; encoded by the coding sequence CCTAAAACACAAGCTCAAGATCGAAAACACCGAGGTCCCGTTCTACTGCGACGGGTGCAAAGAAGCCGGAATTGGCCTCAAATACAACTGCCAGCAATGTGAGTTTGATTTGCACAAGGCATGTGCTGTGGCTCCTCCAACCATCACTCACCCCTTCTACGACAAATGTGAGTTTCAGTTTCTTTACAGACCACCGGGCGCTGTGAGGAGAGTGTGTGATGCGTGTAGGAAGTATGTTGTAGGGTTTGTGTACCACTGCAGGAAGTGCGGTTTTGATCTGCACCCCTGTTGTgccaacctcccacaagtcctGGATGACGGTGAGCGCAACTTTTACTTGTACCTCAAGTTATCGAGCGCTTGTCATCGGTGTGGAGGCAAGGGTCGTGGTTGGTGTTATAGGTCGAAATGCAAGACGTATAATCTTCATGTGTCATGTGTGAAGGAGTTGCTTGTGGAGAGCTGGCAAGCCATGTATCTGAATGTGGACAAGAACAAGGTTAGGGAAATGCAGACTAGGATCCCGAGCCTTAAGGGGACGCTGAAAAACCACCACGGCGGAGGGAGAGGCGAGAAGGTCAGAAAGTGTTGCGAGATAGCTGGTGGCGCTGTTCGCATCATTGTCTCTGCCATACTAGGAGATCCTAGCGCTCTGATAGGGGCCGCTATTGGCGGTTTCATATCCAAGTAG
- the LOC137729631 gene encoding AP-1 complex subunit sigma-1-like: protein MIHFVLLISRQGKVRLTKWYSPYTQKERNKVLRELSGVILARGPKLCNFVDWRGYKVVYKRYASLYFCMCIDQEDNELEVLEMIHHFVEILDRYFGSVCELDLIFNFHKAYYILDEILIAGELQESSKKTVARLIAAQDSLVETAKEQASSISNIIAQATK, encoded by the exons ATG ATTCATTTTGTGCTTCTTATAAGCAGACAAGGAAAAGTGAGGTTGACAAAATGGTATTCTCCTTATACtcaaaaggaaagaaataag GTTCTTCGTGAGCTTAGTGGAGTGATTCTTGCACGAGGTCCCAAGCTCTGTAATTTCGTGGATTGGAGAGGATACAAAGTTGTTTATAAAAG ATATGCTAGTCTGTATTTCTGCATGTGTATTGATCAAGAAGATAACGAATTAGAGGTCCTAGAAATGATTCATCATTTTGTTGAGATTCTCGACCGATACTTTGGCAGC GTCTGTGAATTGGATTTGATCTTTAACTTCCACAAG GCCTACTATATACTGGATGAAATTTTGATTGCTGGTGAGCTTCAAGAGTCGAGCAAGAAAACAGTTGCACGGTTGATAGCTGCGCAG GATTCATTGGTGGAGACTGCAAAAGAGCAGGCTAGTTCGATAAGCAATATAATCGCGCAGGCAACCAAGTAG
- the LOC137729630 gene encoding phototropin-2-like isoform X2, producing MLSENFLSRISNSNFQQVVDFLFSMEVFNLKDVGANPSNKQAADTVEIGPGSSSSTKTSAPAAKRNSITKWMAFETAQASADLKSTSATDLNGGHASNSGNNQIITEKATVAARTAEWGIVVKSSDIGERSFKGISGRKNSSERFESSARNSEDSNYGGEMGNIPRVSNELMAALSTLQQTFVVSDATKPDCPIVYASSGFFGMTGYSSKEVIGRNCRFLQGPETDRDEVSKIRDAVKTGKSYCGRLFNYKKDGTPFWNLLTIAPIKDEQGNTIKFIGMQVEVNKYTEGVNDKALRANGLPKSLIHSDARQKESALGSIIEVVQTVKHPRSHIRVASHDTVSIHEEQDSLNLDYVLPKSAATANVIMPGTQPPQSDVKGDKFHSVSSPIDAGKIFRKSGCASSMGFITRSLSSASRHEKEPILEPEVLMTIDIEPSDNWDRAERERDICQGFDLATTLERIEKNFVISDPRIPDCPIIFASDSFLELTEYTREEILGRTCCFLQRPETEQATISKIRGATREQREVTVQLINYTKSGKKFLNLFHLQPMHDQKGELQYFIGVQLDESGHVEPLGNRLSESTEIESAKLVKATAHNVDEVVRELPDANLRPEDLWAIHSQPVWPRPHKRESPSWTAIREITARGEKIGLRHFKPVKPLGCGNTGSVHLVELKGTGELYAMKAMEKSRMLNRNKVHRACIEREIISLLDHPFLPTLYTSFETSTHVCLISDFFSGGELFALLDQQPMKLFKEESARFYAAEVVIALEYLHCLGIVYRDLKPENILLQKDGHIVLTDFDLSFMTSCKPLIIRHQSLNNRRRSSSQPPPTFIAEPVSQSNSFVGTEEYIAPVHDPLPLWF from the exons ATGCTCAGTGAAAACTTTCTATCTAGGATATCAAACTCGAATTTTCAGCAG GTGGTGGATTTTCTGTTTTCAATGGAGGTCTTCAACCTGAAAGATGTTGGAGCAAACCCTAGCAACAAGCAAGCTGCTGATACTGTGGAAATTGGACCAGGAAGCAGTTCTTCAACAAAAACTTCCGCTCCTGCTGCTAAAAGGAATTCCATCACCAAGTGGATGGCATTCGAAACTGCTCAAGCTTCAGCCGATCTGAAAAGCACTTCTGCCACTGATTTAAATGGAGGGCATGCTTCCAATTCTGGCAACAACCAGATTATCACAGAGAAGGCAACCGTAGCAGCAAGAACAGCTGAGTGGGGGATTGTGGTGAAGTCATCAGATATTGGGGAACGAAGCTTTAAGGGCATATCTGGAAGAAAAAACTCATCAGAGAGATTTGAGTCATCTGCAAGGAATTCTGAGGACTCAAATTATGGGGGTGAGATGGGAAATATTCCAAGGGTTTCTAATGAGTTGATGGCAGCTCTGTCTACACTTCAGCAGACTTTTGTTGTTTCTGATGCCACTAAGCCTGATTGCCCAATTGTGTATGCTAGTAGTGGCTTCTTTGGGATGACTGGGTATTCTTCAAAGGAGGTCATTGGCAGGAACTG CCGATTTCTTCAGGGACCGGAAACGGATCGGGATGAAGTGTCGAAAATCCGAGACGCAGTGAAGACCGGGAAAAGTTACTGCGGTAGGCTCTTCAACTACAAGAAAGATGGAACTCCCTTCTGGAATCTTCTCACCATTGCCCCAATCAAAGATGAGCAAGGAAACACCATCAAATTTATTGG AATGCAGGTTGAGGTCAACAAGTACACAGAAGGGGTGAATGACAAGGCACTGAGGGCGAATGGATTGCCCAAGTCACTAATCCACTCTGATG CTCGTCAGAAGGAAAGCGCATTAGGCTCCATCATTGAAGTTGTCCAAACAGTTAAACATCCACGTTCTCACATCCGGGTTGCGAGTCATGACACTGTCAGCATTCATGAGGAGCAGGACAGCCTCAACCTTGATTATGTTCTGCCTAAATCCGCTGCAACTGCAAATGTGATTATGCCTGGTACACAACCTCCTCAATCGGATGTGAAAGGCGATAAGTTTCACAGCGTGAGCTCTCCTATTGATGCGGGCAAAATTTTTCGAAAGTCAGGATGTGCTTCCTCCATGGG CTTTATAACAAGGTCTCTAAGCTCTGCAAGCAGGCATGAAAAAGAACCTATTCTTGAACCGGAGGTTTTGATGACCATAGATATAGAGCCCTCTGACAATTGGGACCGTGCGGAAAGAGAAAGGGATATATGCCAAGGATTTGACTTGGCAACCACATTGGAACGCATTGAAAAGAACTTTGTGATTAGTGATCCTAGAATTCCTGATTGCCCCATA ATATTTGCATCTGATAGTTTCTTAGAACTGACAGAATATACCCGTGAAGAAATTTTGGGAAGAACATGTTG TTTTCTCCAGAGACCTGAAACAGAGCAAGCAACTATCTCAAAGATAAGAGGTGCCACAAGAGAACAAAGAGAAGTTACTGTCCAGTTGATCAACTATACCAAGAGTG GAAAaaagtttttgaatttatttcatttgcaGCCCATGCATGACCAGAAG ggTGAACTTCAATATTTCATTGGTGTCCAACTGGATGAGAGTGGTCATGTGGAACCTCTGGGAAATCGCCTATCAGAGAGCACAGAGATAGAAAGTGCTAAATTG GTCAAAGCTACTGCACACAATGTTGATGAGGTTGTCCGAGAACTTCCTGATGCCAACTTG AGACCAGAAGATTTATGGGCAATTCATTCTCAACCTGTCTGGCCAAGGCCTCACAAAAGGGAGAGTCCTTCTTGGACAGCAATACGGGAG ATCACTGCTCGTGGTGAAAAAATTGGTCTACGTCATTTTAAGCCTGTAAAACCATTGGGATGTGGTAATACTGGAAG TGTACATTTGGTGGAACTAAAAGGTACAGGTGAACTGTATGCTATGAAGGCAATGGAGAAGTCAAGAATGTTGAACCGCAACAAG GTTCACCGAGCATGCATTGAGAGGGAGATAATTTCACTACTCGACCATCCTTTTCTCCCCACACTATACACTTCATTTGAG ACCTCCACACACGTTTGTTTGATATCAGACTTTTTCAGTGGTGGAGAGTTATTTGCTTTGCTTGACCAGCAGCCAATGAAATTATTTAAGGAGGAATCTGCGAG GTTTTATGCGGCAGAGGTGGTTATTGCCTTGGAATACCTTCATTGTCTAG GAATAGTATATCGCGACCTTAAGCCTGAAAATATTTTACTCCAGAAGGATGGGCATATTGTTTTAACAGATTTTGATTTATCATTTATGACATCGTGTAAACCCCTG ATTATAAGGCATCAATCGCTTAACAATAGAAGACGGTCGAGCAGTCAACCACCACCAACATTTATTGCAGAACCAGTCTCACAATCAAATTCATTTGTCGGAACTGAAGAGTACATTGCTCCTGTACATGATCCCCTTCCATTATGGTTTTAG